In Leptidea sinapis chromosome 2, ilLepSina1.1, whole genome shotgun sequence, the sequence ttagagcaccggcacgaaacgccggaggtcgtgggttcgaatcccgcatcgttcataaaattttgtttttaaaattttatttgtgtagaaaaCCCATCATTAAGCATAAAGTCAGTCAATAAGCACAAACTCACTCTATAATCACAAAGTCAAGAAGCAATAACCTTAAAGTACCTAAGTCAATAAGTACAAAATCCGTCATTAAGCACAAAGTCAGTCAACGTCCATCTATAATCGAAAAGCTAAAAATTACTTAGACTTATTTATAGTCaggtttttcttttattgtttgCCACAGGCTGCCATCGGATGGGTGGAAGACAACTCCTATGTGTTCCTCTGCGGTGGGAGCCTCATCAGCTCCAGGTACGTGCTGACGGCGGGACACTGCATCAAGGTCCCCAGGCGAAGACCAGAGGGACCATCCATTGTTAGGCTTGGAGATCAGAACTTGGATCCGAATGTTCAGGACAGAGCTACTCCTGTTGATGTAAGTTATTCTTTTGaggattttattttcaaatactaGGGACTAATGCGTTACTTCCACGAGCGAGTGTATCACGACGATTCCCCCTTTTTACTATCGGGTAATATCCACAAGACGACGATTATCTCGTCAACAATAGGGAACTCTCATGATCAAACGTAtagtaagaggcgacttaggaCAATTACCAGTAGGCTTCgctgcacaggttgccggctagattatgtaccacaacggcgcctttttttgctgtgaagcagtaatgtgtattcaaattgtgtttcagtctgaagggcatcgtagctagtgaaattaccgggcaaatgagacttaacatcatatgtctcaaggtgacgagcgcaattgtaatgccactcaaaatttttgggtttttcaacaatcctgagcgtaACTGCATATCAACTGTATAtacgcagggcgtatcaattaccatcaactgaacgtcctgttcgtctcgtcccttattgtcataaaaaagccgCGTGGACATGACGTGTCGCTACGTAATCTCCGCTCGACGCGGACGGCGGCAGCACGTTGTAGGTACAATTAACTCTGCAGATTCCGCAAATCCAAAATTGTCCGCCAGCAATTTACGGCcgctcccaatattcagtctaactcttacttgagatgaaaatcgtaactatcgttgacttttctgtcccaataaacttatcgacggtaactcaccttatccgtgcacgctgtctgtcaatgggatgacgtatagctaccagcgatataaagtttgcatggaaattgcaattcacgcgtcccaatataaggcgataagaatgacttatcggctatattggaacagcttcagattattgacagctaattattgacagtagaaggtagtaatttatctctatctgtaaatagtatattggaaacggccgtaaacTTGTCAATAACAGtttcagaaaaatataaattcctTGTTTACCAGGTACCAATTAAGAACATAGTACCTCACCCAGAATATCGACCTCCCGGAAAGTACAACGATATAGCTCTCCTGGAGCTTCACACAGACGTGGACTTTGAGACCAACATCCGCCCCGCCTGTTTGTGGACGAAGCCAGACTTCGCTAAGCATAGCAAGGTCCTGGCTACTGGCTGGGGAGTTACTGATCCAAGTAAGTTCTCGAAGTTACGCTTAATTCATGCTAACCATTGTGGCATGTGGGATATACTATATTTCATTTCGAGTGCGGAAAGCCGTAGTCGGAACAAGTTGCAGTAACGGTTCCGCACGTGTactgaacaactatttttaatacagttgcgtaAAAATGAAGCACAATAAACTCAACTAACTAATCGTGGAAAATGGCGccaattgtaaaataataaaagcattgatttatttttgttttcttcacccattctgggtaggcaaagggaactatgcccatacagccaagtcttcagtgtatttttttttattgatgtgaaatgaaaatgtaatttaatgagatgaaatgaaatgaaatgaaatgaaacctaacctaactcatTGAATCAAATCAGAGCCAGaatcataaaaacttctatgattttttacattattttgacattacTTTGACAGTTGGAAAAGAGCACTCACGAGTTTGGAAAAGCCCACATCTTATACGTCCCTGCTATTGCACTTTTTGCGCAACTGTATTAAGAAATCTTCAAAAGAGTATCCTCTAAAGTCTGAGAATGAAGATAATCTTCGCTTAGCAAAGCTAGGGTAAACAACTGAATTAAGTAAATTCTAGAAGTCACGCTTCTTTCATGTTAAACATAATGGCTGAAtgtataataaagcttcaaggAGCAAATCCTTTCAATCGGAAAATGAAACTTGTctttaagctctgttcaaatTGATTcgaataacgcgcgggacgcgggacggaagtcgctcggaccgattgtgtcagctaacttgtatggccatattcaaattgacgcgagcagtcgctcaagttgaagtgaaacaagagcgggacgcccggcgggattgtttgatctcacaatgcatgatgtttttccactgaagaaccaaaaatgacacgcgggaagtcgcgtcagttttAGAGactaagcgagcgagcgaattacGCTAAAACGCGTCTCGCTTCCCGCGCGTTATttgcctcagtttgaacagagctttaaaCGAAACTAGGTCCTATCTACGAAGTACCTATTCCAAGTAAGTTTTTCGATGCATATTGACGCTGTAGGATAACGTGCCTTGGCCGTGACGTCACTTTATGTGTGTTCTACCACATATATCACAGGGAGTtttacgaagagctgtttgacttgattcaaattctgctgccgaattccaccttcgcacgacacttcaactccaccatctggatgcgtggtGCTCTCtgcagtgcgattttcaaggaactgtcttccacgtacaaccaagctgtggcaTGCGCTTCCAAGCAGTGTTTCCAgtacgatatgacatgggtatcttcaaaaatagCCTGTATTTGGTGTTCTTGTTGCTCCTATGCTGCAAATGGCTTTACGTCAACATCCCATAGCAAAATTTAGTCACAACCCGAAAATATATTTAGCAAGTGGATGTCGTGAAAGCATTGTAGGTTTTTGGCGGCAAAACATAAGTGTTAAATCGCCACTAACATTCTCCCTCcctagttaaattatttttgaagtcaaaacttctttagcattgttgtgatttgaaagtcgatgaaacgaaaaagtgagACAATAAAAAGAGCCAGACACGATTTAACGTGGGAAAAAATGAACTGAATGAAAATGATCATAGTTTAAGAAGAggttgtcttatgtatgacgcgtataccttaatatatctcatgcgcacgacgtattactacattaaatatggtagcggtgatagtaatgtctttcatagcgattgaaatcatgtgtcatcctagcaacatgtaccagaacttcatatgcagtttagaggttcatgcagaatgcaggtttcacttctgacatgtgtattTTGTACGAAcgcaaactttatttattttagactcCCGAAATCCGCAAACATCGAAGGAACTACAGAAGGTGTCGTTAACGTTACTTCAAAATTCGCACTGTGACCGACTCCTGGAAGATTCGAGAAACAGGCATTGGCAAGGATTTGCTCCGACGCAGATGTGTGCAGGAGAGCTCAGGGGAGGAAAAGATACTTGTCAGGTGAGTTGACAATAGTAGCCACATTACTTACTTGACtaggtacttattattattatgatttgggaattaaaatgcacttaaatcctaggatctattgtgccccctgcttTCGCAAGCGCGCCTCTTCTCAACTCAAAAGTCAAAGAAAAGAATCGAGGCTACAAACTAGGAAACGTGTTACtgtgccgagatttaaattatatcctcgaaAGCTATTACTTTTAACACGCGTAGGGTCCTCAGAGGGTTTAGGCAGagcacgtcctctgctttgagtgaaggtattttaggacaccccagcctgattctggcaatggcttcgcAATCCAGAAGGATGTGGTTGGGATCTTCTGCGGCTTtgcagcagaatctgcacaggtttgattcactgagacccaaTCTGGCTAGTTGCCCATTCAGCTTGCAATGGCCGGATAGGAACCCCGTGAGGGCTCTCAGTTGTCTCATGTCCAAGCTGATGCATTGTAACTAGGTactaaaaaggcatttattatctttaaattgagtcctttagaattatttttgatgtcatttctatcactaccactgcttcggaaacaaatagcgctctgaaactctcccagcattctttttaataaaatattcaatattgtactgtcatttttattgctataaataatcttaatctaatcccaggctgtcctatcacttacatattcagccgtggagtagtaggattaactacagagccattttttctattaaacatttaaatttataagtatatacaaTCTGCGGTGCAGCGAACCGTGAATGCGATAACACGCCAATCCATGATCTTCATCTCGCACATATCTGTCATTGTCATCGTTAAGGCAGTGTTCCTAACAAACGTTTTGGTTCAACTATTGTTTCTCTGACTTACTTTACAAATCCAAATGCAAAGAAAAgatcttttaatttttagatttattatataccctatatgacccaaataatgtggctttctattggtaacagaatcttcaaaatcggttcagtagatccagagattatccTCTACAACATCACAAACATTACCatcctaatataatatattaggattttttatgacaataagggacgatacgagcaggacgttcggctgatggttgtttatacgacctgcccattacaatgcagcgccgcacaagattcttgaaaaacccacgtcatcaacataagatgttaagtctcatttgcccagtaatttcacatgCTACGGcgcggcacccttcagaccgaaacacaataatgcttacacattactgcttcatggcagaaataggcgccgatgtggtacccatgatgtagccggcatcctgttcaaagaagcctcccactggtaaatagatttgaaaaaaatcttcgtgaattttatatttgtaaagataAAAGTCTGATTGTATTCCAGGGTGACTCCGGATCTCCTCTCCAAGTGGCTTCCAGCGAGAACCAGTGCATCTTCCACATAATGGGAATCACATCATTCGGACGGAAGTGCGCCCAGTCCGGTAAACCGGCCATCTATACACGGGTCTCTAGCTATATTGGCTGGATTGAAAGTGTTGTGTGGCCAGGGGAGTCGTAACTTTAGAACTtacgttttataattattagctAATAAGTGAAAATAATCTTCTGTAGTACCCCATTACATCATCTCTGGACctaacgtcgatgacgtcacatcgtcatTCATTGATGTAaatgtgttgtgttgtgattaAAAATCAATGAAACAATGAAGGTTAagtcaaagaatatataatagtaaaagTACGGTCTCACTACGCAAAATcgattaaagaaatagggactcttacgatcatacaataaggtgtaattcagatcgctattaacctatatttttattcacctagacgttgcctctctttctatcgcgtgactctcaCTTCTTCTAACGACATTAGGGTtaacttctttacctaaaactgtacctacctagtataaggtcatcttataaaatagctcagtttttctataatataaataggtatttaatctttattttaaatcagtattctttcgttgtcaaacctacatttgTTTCacatagtaatgtatgcgttggaagaccacgacatagtcaaacctactgaGCATATACTATAcaaggaaataaataggttgcTATCGTgaatagtaattttattataataataatctcttTAAATTAGGTTGTTTCAGCGTCATTAGGAAGCTATAATCTAAATGTGCATCGCAATTACCTTTAACATGCtttgctttatttaaatttctccatttttaaaagatcATTCGGATCGGAGTGAAGTAGATGACAACAAGGCGCACGTGCGtcactgctcgctcgtgagtccctactgactagcctactctgtagaggccgccgtacgtttacgatttcgatacctacacggggagtgagacaggacTGATTAAGTACAAAGAGTATATTTtttagcgacacagaacaacagaaactacagaactattatcAAAAACAAGCATTgttagcacgaaaatatcacatgtatacctaacggtaatgaaactgcaaaccgtactgactcAGAACGAACGCGAGGGGgggggggtgaaaggggaacgggagggggtattacgttccagcgaggtccagaggtAATGTGGCAGTGTTGTACTACTTAATAATTCcttgtcaaattaaaaaaagaacgcGTCtagcaaagagtataataatattatatagggaaaagagagccctctctaatatatatataataactaactaattgcaattttttaccatgttgaaattgcgcgtagagttagttatttaattttgccacaacatagaacataaaggatagatttagtagtgtaaatatgcaaaattgaacacgagagctacattcATGCGCTAACGCTaaaagtagccgccattttatgaccagtgggcagtgacacaactaaagaaaagttgataggtttcaaagcgagtgacagctgacaaagctttcattttcgggccaactaacagatggcactacagtcttctgaaaacgtctctataaggcgtctgtcccacccctggcgTCTAGTATCACGAGGCGTTTCCGAATGGAATAGCCGAATCTAATGTGCCGTAGACGGGGTTTtggcatacataatatttttttttctgcaaAATAAATTGTGAGCAAACTGTAAAGTAAAAATATGAAAGAGCTCGTGTTAACAGAGTTAATATGTCagaacaaatataattaatagaaatttcaaattgtttttatttaacgtttcatttcattttaagagtgatatttatgtaaaaaataaacagaaaataCATTACCTACTTGACACAGTCACAGAAACAACAATctttaatttaatgcatttcAACGGCGACATTGCCATATAGAAACGATGTGgtgaatgattattttttaacatcaGATATTTatataacctataataataacaGGTGGTTGATATTTTAATGTGTGGTAACActtgtattaaatattcaaaatgattAAGAATAGTACATTAATTTATCACTGACAAAGGTAATAATTTTATCctgataaaagaaaattattgaaGGTAGTTTGAAAATTAACCTaccttcaataattatttacattaaaaaatttcattttgaATAATCTCACGTGAGATAAGGGGTGGTGGGAGAGGAACAAGGAAAATCTCACTGCACCAAACGATGAAGAGGGGGGCACATAGCCTCTCACATGTAAAAGGGCTTCAATTTAATACGAGAAGTGTTTATTGGGGAGGGAGGGATTTTCTCCTTCTTTCGTTGCAACACTTGTACATTAATTGGCTTACAAATTCAGatatactttattcaattaggcttaaattaagcgcttttaaatcgtcaatataaatatttcttttaaattactgaatctaccgtatgttcggaaaaagttgagctcgtgagcaGAACATACATgtaactcaacggccactcttttcaatcaaatagagtattttacaatatctgTAAAATACGTaagaaattagtttgtaaggtgcttcaTCCAATATTTGAGTCGTGtttaaagaatataaattatttcataaaaagtaataaagtattaactgtataaatattacttaattaacttattatttaatagcctaagggcggtcactccattcccaatctgtggtatcatt encodes:
- the LOC126973983 gene encoding serine protease snake-like; protein product: MTNNGINPTFCSYSFDQALVCCRDGSSILRVADKRPVWSTSNSANGNRQRRLSERKCEEYSKNVIQTVDFLPLLPDPETHSISSAKCDYTKVELIVGGENANQGEFPHMAAIGWVEDNSYVFLCGGSLISSRYVLTAGHCIKVPRRRPEGPSIVRLGDQNLDPNVQDRATPVDVPIKNIVPHPEYRPPGKYNDIALLELHTDVDFETNIRPACLWTKPDFAKHSKVLATGWGVTDPNSRNPQTSKELQKVSLTLLQNSHCDRLLEDSRNRHWQGFAPTQMCAGELRGGKDTCQGDSGSPLQVASSENQCIFHIMGITSFGRKCAQSGKPAIYTRVSSYIGWIESVVWPGES